A genomic region of Canis aureus isolate CA01 chromosome 16, VMU_Caureus_v.1.0, whole genome shotgun sequence contains the following coding sequences:
- the COA3 gene encoding cytochrome c oxidase assembly factor 3 homolog, mitochondrial — MAASGAGDPLNTKSGQAPVAQRIDPTREKLTPAQLQFMRQVELAQWQKRLPQRRTRNILTGLGIGAVVLAIYGYTFYSVSQERFLDELEDEAKAARARALARASGP, encoded by the exons ATGGCAGCGTCTGGTGCAGGTGACCCTCTCAATACTAAGAGTGGACaggcccctgtggctcagcgcaTCGACCCGACccgggagaagctgactcccgcGCAGCTGCAGTTCATGCGGCAGGTGGAGCTCGCCCAGTGGCAGAAGAGGCTGCCGCAAAGGCGGACCCGGAACATCCTGACCGGCCTGGGCATCGGGGCCGTGGTGTTGGCTATTT ATGGCTACACCTTCTACTCCGTGTCCCAGGAGCGTTTCCTAGATGAACTGGAGGATGAGGCCAAAGCTGCCCGAGCCCGAGCCCTCGCGAGGGCATCAGGACCCTGA
- the CNTD1 gene encoding cyclin N-terminal domain-containing protein 1 isoform X1 — translation MDGPVRSRPASLSDFQFGAVATETIEDALLHLVQQNEQAMQEAAGRMGSFRETRIVEFVFLLSEQWCLEKSVSYQAVEILERFMIKQAENMYRQATIQLREKKEPQNWKALKEQLFNKFILRLVSCVQLASKLSFHYKIISNITVLNFLQSLGYVHTKEELLESELDVLKSLNFQINLSTPLAYVEMLLEVLGYNGCLVPATQLHATCLTLLDLVYLLREPIYESLLRASIENPIPSQLQGEKFVSVKEDFMLLAVGIIAASAFIQNHECWSQVVGHLQSITGIALESIAEFSYAILTHSVGANTPRRQQPVLPHLEARALRAAASSNT, via the exons ATGGACGGACCTGTGAGGTCAAGACCGGCCTCCCTCAGTGACTTTCAGTTCGGAGCTGTCGCCACAGAGACCATCGAAGACGCTCTGCTCCACCTGGTGCAGCAGAATGAGCAAGCCATGCAGGAGGCTGCAGGCCGGATGGGCAGCTTCAGGGAGACCCGGATCGTGG agtttgtttttctcctgtctgAACAATGGTGTCTGGAGAAATCTGTGAGCTACCAGGCTGTAGAAATCCTGGAAAG GTTTATGATTAAGCAGGCAGAGAATATGTACAGGCAAGCCACGATCcagctgagagagaaaaaagagcctCAGAATTGGAAAGCTCTGAAAGAGCAGCTTTTCAACAAGTTTATCTTGCGTCTTGTGTCATGTGTTCAACTGGCAAGCAAACTTTCCTTCCACTACAAA ATTATCAGCAACATTACAGTCCTGAATTTCCTCCAGTCTCTGGGGTATGTACACACTAAAGAAGAACTGCTGGAGTCAGAACTTGATGTTTTGAAGTCCCTGAACTTCCAAATCAATCTGTCTACTCCCCTGGCATATGTGGAAATGCTTCTGGAGGTTTTAG GATACAATGGCTGTTTGGTCCCAGCCACACAGCTGCACGCAACCTGCCTGACTCTGCTTGACCTTGTCTATCTCCTGCGTGAACCCATATATGAGAGCCTTCTGAGGGCTTCAATTGAAAACCCCATCCCCAGTCAGCTGCAAGG GGAAAAGTTTGTTTCAGTGAAGGAAGACTTCATGCTGTTGGCAGTAGGAATCATCGCAGCGAGTGCTTTCATCCAAAACCATGAGTGCTGGAGCCAG GTTGTGGGGCATTTGCAGAGCATCACTGGCATTGCACTGGAAAGCATTGCTGAGTTCTCTTACGCAATCCTGACTCACAGCGTGGGAGCTAACACTCCGAGGCGACAGCAGCCTGTTCTTCCCCACCTGGAGGCCAGAGCTCTGAGGGCTGCTGCCTCCTCCAACACATGA
- the CNTD1 gene encoding cyclin N-terminal domain-containing protein 1 isoform X2: MMVTSFTCLSDMNNGIKVAKEFVFLLSEQWCLEKSVSYQAVEILERFMIKQAENMYRQATIQLREKKEPQNWKALKEQLFNKFILRLVSCVQLASKLSFHYKIISNITVLNFLQSLGYVHTKEELLESELDVLKSLNFQINLSTPLAYVEMLLEVLGYNGCLVPATQLHATCLTLLDLVYLLREPIYESLLRASIENPIPSQLQGEKFVSVKEDFMLLAVGIIAASAFIQNHECWSQVVGHLQSITGIALESIAEFSYAILTHSVGANTPRRQQPVLPHLEARALRAAASSNT, from the exons ATGATGGTCACCAGTTTCACATGCCTCAGTGATATGAACAATGGAATAAAGGTTGCAAAGG agtttgtttttctcctgtctgAACAATGGTGTCTGGAGAAATCTGTGAGCTACCAGGCTGTAGAAATCCTGGAAAG GTTTATGATTAAGCAGGCAGAGAATATGTACAGGCAAGCCACGATCcagctgagagagaaaaaagagcctCAGAATTGGAAAGCTCTGAAAGAGCAGCTTTTCAACAAGTTTATCTTGCGTCTTGTGTCATGTGTTCAACTGGCAAGCAAACTTTCCTTCCACTACAAA ATTATCAGCAACATTACAGTCCTGAATTTCCTCCAGTCTCTGGGGTATGTACACACTAAAGAAGAACTGCTGGAGTCAGAACTTGATGTTTTGAAGTCCCTGAACTTCCAAATCAATCTGTCTACTCCCCTGGCATATGTGGAAATGCTTCTGGAGGTTTTAG GATACAATGGCTGTTTGGTCCCAGCCACACAGCTGCACGCAACCTGCCTGACTCTGCTTGACCTTGTCTATCTCCTGCGTGAACCCATATATGAGAGCCTTCTGAGGGCTTCAATTGAAAACCCCATCCCCAGTCAGCTGCAAGG GGAAAAGTTTGTTTCAGTGAAGGAAGACTTCATGCTGTTGGCAGTAGGAATCATCGCAGCGAGTGCTTTCATCCAAAACCATGAGTGCTGGAGCCAG GTTGTGGGGCATTTGCAGAGCATCACTGGCATTGCACTGGAAAGCATTGCTGAGTTCTCTTACGCAATCCTGACTCACAGCGTGGGAGCTAACACTCCGAGGCGACAGCAGCCTGTTCTTCCCCACCTGGAGGCCAGAGCTCTGAGGGCTGCTGCCTCCTCCAACACATGA
- the CNTD1 gene encoding cyclin N-terminal domain-containing protein 1 isoform X3 yields the protein MIKQAENMYRQATIQLREKKEPQNWKALKEQLFNKFILRLVSCVQLASKLSFHYKIISNITVLNFLQSLGYVHTKEELLESELDVLKSLNFQINLSTPLAYVEMLLEVLGYNGCLVPATQLHATCLTLLDLVYLLREPIYESLLRASIENPIPSQLQGEKFVSVKEDFMLLAVGIIAASAFIQNHECWSQVVGHLQSITGIALESIAEFSYAILTHSVGANTPRRQQPVLPHLEARALRAAASSNT from the exons ATGATTAAGCAGGCAGAGAATATGTACAGGCAAGCCACGATCcagctgagagagaaaaaagagcctCAGAATTGGAAAGCTCTGAAAGAGCAGCTTTTCAACAAGTTTATCTTGCGTCTTGTGTCATGTGTTCAACTGGCAAGCAAACTTTCCTTCCACTACAAA ATTATCAGCAACATTACAGTCCTGAATTTCCTCCAGTCTCTGGGGTATGTACACACTAAAGAAGAACTGCTGGAGTCAGAACTTGATGTTTTGAAGTCCCTGAACTTCCAAATCAATCTGTCTACTCCCCTGGCATATGTGGAAATGCTTCTGGAGGTTTTAG GATACAATGGCTGTTTGGTCCCAGCCACACAGCTGCACGCAACCTGCCTGACTCTGCTTGACCTTGTCTATCTCCTGCGTGAACCCATATATGAGAGCCTTCTGAGGGCTTCAATTGAAAACCCCATCCCCAGTCAGCTGCAAGG GGAAAAGTTTGTTTCAGTGAAGGAAGACTTCATGCTGTTGGCAGTAGGAATCATCGCAGCGAGTGCTTTCATCCAAAACCATGAGTGCTGGAGCCAG GTTGTGGGGCATTTGCAGAGCATCACTGGCATTGCACTGGAAAGCATTGCTGAGTTCTCTTACGCAATCCTGACTCACAGCGTGGGAGCTAACACTCCGAGGCGACAGCAGCCTGTTCTTCCCCACCTGGAGGCCAGAGCTCTGAGGGCTGCTGCCTCCTCCAACACATGA